Part of the Mytilus edulis chromosome 9, xbMytEdul2.2, whole genome shotgun sequence genome, GggtatgtataatatataaagcTTACCCCATCGACTCAACAGCTGATCGCCATCTAAATCAAACATCTCGACTTGATTAAATCCAAAAAGTTCGGCTTCAGGTGCTGGAAATCCATACACATAAAATAAAGTAGCCATTTCTTCACCAGTTAAGAAACCGTCATGGTTTgtatcaaatttatcaaaaatatcaatcgACGCCGATCGTTTGAATAAACTATGTGAGTGAAGAGATctctgaaattttaaaatgaaatatacgttaataatttaaaataaaataatcagtCTTGAACGCAATAGATAATGACAATTTTTAATAAGTTAATAAttgaaacaataataaaatttacagaaaaaatcaaataaaatatcaacCAAGTTTAAGACgtaaatgaaagatttttttttcatttctttaataaaac contains:
- the LOC139487668 gene encoding uncharacterized protein isoform X2 — translated: MMKIVLLLALTVAVYSFPKERSLPSLIKSISKRSLHSHSLFKRSASIDIFDKFDTNHDGFLTGEEMATLFYVYGFPAPEAELFGFNQVEMFDLDGDQLLSRWEFTRNEEETVKPFFF
- the LOC139487668 gene encoding uncharacterized protein isoform X1, which produces MSKVTMMKIVLLLALTVAVYSFPKERSLPSLIKSISKRSLHSHSLFKRSASIDIFDKFDTNHDGFLTGEEMATLFYVYGFPAPEAELFGFNQVEMFDLDGDQLLSRWEFTRNEEETVKPFFF